One region of Candidatus Thermoplasmatota archaeon genomic DNA includes:
- a CDS encoding formate--phosphoribosylaminoimidazolecarboxamide ligase family protein → MIEREKVFEVLSGYDKSKMKIGCIASHSGLDVYDGAIEEGFPTVAVCEKGREEPYTRYFKSKRDANGNVIRGVVDEALVLDKFKDAVKAENMEWLAKNNVIFIPNRSFFSYAGMDAVEDDFAIPMMGSRNLLRSEERGDVEEDYYWLLEKVNLPAPEKIESPEDIDSLALVKLKHKVKRLERGFFTAASYAEYQEKSEELLKNDVITQEDLQNARIERYIIGPVFNFDFFYSPLEKDEEPIELLGIDWRFESSLDGHVRLPAAQQMSLLEEQRTPEYTVCGHNSATLRESLLRKVFPLAEIYVKGTQKYSPPGMIGPFTLQTCVDKDMNFFIYDVSPRIGGGTNVHMSVGHPYGNTLWRSRVSTGRRVAMEIRRALETDELEKIIT, encoded by the coding sequence TTGATAGAAAGGGAGAAGGTTTTCGAAGTTCTCAGCGGTTATGACAAGAGCAAGATGAAGATCGGATGCATCGCCTCGCACTCGGGCCTGGACGTCTACGATGGCGCGATCGAGGAAGGTTTTCCGACCGTGGCTGTCTGCGAGAAGGGCAGAGAGGAACCGTACACCCGCTACTTCAAGTCGAAACGGGATGCCAACGGGAACGTGATCAGAGGCGTGGTGGACGAGGCCCTCGTCCTCGATAAGTTCAAGGACGCGGTCAAGGCCGAGAACATGGAATGGCTGGCCAAGAACAACGTCATATTCATCCCGAACCGCTCGTTCTTCTCCTATGCGGGCATGGACGCGGTGGAGGACGATTTCGCCATCCCAATGATGGGGAGCCGTAATCTGCTCAGGTCAGAGGAGAGAGGGGACGTTGAGGAGGACTACTACTGGCTTCTGGAGAAGGTCAATCTTCCCGCTCCGGAGAAGATCGAATCGCCCGAAGATATCGATTCACTCGCACTCGTCAAGCTGAAGCACAAGGTCAAGAGACTGGAGAGGGGCTTCTTCACAGCCGCGAGCTACGCGGAGTACCAGGAGAAGTCGGAGGAGCTTCTCAAGAACGACGTTATCACGCAGGAGGACCTGCAGAACGCCAGGATAGAGAGGTACATCATCGGACCTGTCTTCAATTTCGACTTCTTCTACTCACCGCTGGAAAAGGACGAGGAGCCGATCGAGCTGCTCGGCATCGACTGGAGATTCGAGTCGTCCCTTGACGGGCACGTCCGCCTGCCTGCCGCGCAGCAGATGTCCCTCCTTGAGGAGCAGAGAACCCCAGAATACACTGTCTGCGGGCACAACTCGGCCACGCTGCGCGAATCGCTGCTCAGGAAGGTCTTCCCGCTGGCCGAGATCTACGTGAAGGGGACGCAGAAGTACTCGCCGCCAGGGATGATAGGCCCGTTCACGCTGCAGACGTGCGTGGACAAGGACATGAACTTCTTCATATACGACGTCTCGCCAAGAATCGGCGGCGGGACGAACGTCCATATGTCGGTGGGACATCCCTACGGAAACACGCTTTGGCGGTCGAGAGTTAGCACTGGCCGTAGGGTAGCGATGGAAATCAGAAGAGCCCTCGAGACCGATGAGCTCGAGAAGATAATCACCTAG
- a CDS encoding DsrE/DsrF/DrsH-like family protein, which translates to MANKMTLIVFSGTVDKLMPVGILASGAVAMGMEVEIYLTFWGLQAFRQGAPQQVTKMSAEYEDMAPMMMQLMKEKNMPSWYDTLKQAKELGTIRVHACAATMDLMGMTKEDLDPMVDDIVGVAEYVEFARESEITLFM; encoded by the coding sequence ATGGCGAACAAGATGACCCTGATAGTATTCTCCGGCACAGTCGACAAGCTCATGCCTGTCGGGATACTCGCAAGCGGTGCTGTGGCAATGGGGATGGAGGTGGAGATCTATCTGACCTTCTGGGGACTTCAGGCCTTCAGGCAGGGCGCTCCCCAGCAAGTGACGAAGATGAGCGCGGAGTACGAGGACATGGCTCCCATGATGATGCAGCTCATGAAGGAGAAGAACATGCCTTCCTGGTACGACACCCTCAAGCAGGCAAAGGAGCTCGGGACCATCAGGGTACATGCGTGCGCGGCCACCATGGACCTGATGGGAATGACGAAGGAGGACCTCGACCCGATGGTTGACGACATCGTCGGCGTGGCGGAGTACGTTGAGTTCGCGAGGGAGTCCGAGATAACGCTGTTCATGTAG
- a CDS encoding sulfurtransferase TusA family protein, translated as MDRTVDARDTFCPGPLMELIRAVKEGEVGEVIAVWSKDAGSQRDIPLWIEKAGHELLAVNEKEEYNEFVIKKLR; from the coding sequence ATCGACAGGACGGTTGACGCGAGGGACACTTTCTGTCCAGGACCCTTGATGGAACTGATACGAGCGGTGAAAGAGGGAGAGGTCGGAGAGGTCATCGCGGTTTGGTCCAAGGACGCCGGCTCGCAAAGAGACATTCCTTTGTGGATCGAAAAAGCAGGTCACGAGCTTCTTGCAGTCAACGAGAAGGAAGAGTACAACGAGTTCGTGATCAAGAAGCTCAGATAG
- a CDS encoding NAD(P)/FAD-dependent oxidoreductase, with the protein MQNVVVLGGGVGGSVVANHLAKKSRRGDCKITVVDEDGKHVYQPGFLYVTLGKQNPAKLMRDERTLLKRRVDMVTSRAERIDAGERTVHLAGGKKLDYDYLVIATGSTLHPEQVPGFEGAHHFYSLEGSIGLRNALMKFNGGDVVIAVGGVPYKCPPAPAESACLLDYYFTKRGIRDKVNLKFLSPLGRVFPLESLDPLVTEVFKQKNVETTIFFNIESIDPKSKKVESLEGETVSYDLLIAIPPHSGADVVIDSGLGDRGGWIPTDRHSLLAKGHGDIYVVGDATDIPISKAGATAHYEGLVVGDNIAARLKGQSPPDNYDGKVTCFCDAGFHKGIMMTFDYENPPVPPPLNRRHYLGKMMINRLYWMLIPKARV; encoded by the coding sequence ATGCAGAACGTTGTCGTTCTTGGTGGCGGAGTCGGAGGAAGCGTCGTCGCCAATCACCTTGCCAAGAAGTCTAGGCGCGGGGACTGCAAGATCACCGTGGTAGATGAAGACGGCAAGCACGTGTACCAGCCCGGATTCCTCTATGTCACCCTCGGGAAGCAGAACCCCGCCAAGCTCATGAGGGACGAGAGAACGCTTCTCAAGAGAAGAGTGGACATGGTCACGTCGAGGGCCGAGAGGATCGACGCCGGGGAAAGAACGGTCCATCTCGCGGGCGGTAAGAAGCTCGACTACGATTACCTTGTGATCGCGACAGGCTCGACTCTGCATCCTGAGCAGGTCCCTGGCTTCGAAGGTGCCCACCATTTCTACAGCCTGGAGGGTTCGATAGGCCTCAGGAACGCCCTGATGAAGTTCAACGGCGGGGACGTCGTAATCGCCGTTGGAGGCGTTCCCTACAAGTGCCCTCCCGCCCCTGCCGAGTCCGCATGCCTCTTGGACTACTACTTCACAAAGAGGGGAATCCGGGACAAGGTTAACCTGAAGTTCCTGTCTCCTCTCGGCCGCGTCTTTCCCCTGGAGTCTTTGGATCCCTTGGTCACTGAGGTCTTCAAGCAGAAGAACGTCGAGACCACGATCTTCTTCAACATTGAATCGATAGATCCGAAGTCCAAAAAGGTGGAATCGCTCGAGGGCGAGACGGTCAGCTACGATCTCCTGATAGCCATCCCACCCCACAGCGGGGCGGATGTGGTGATTGACTCTGGATTAGGAGACAGAGGCGGATGGATTCCAACCGACAGGCACTCGCTTCTCGCGAAGGGGCACGGCGACATCTATGTGGTCGGTGATGCAACCGACATACCTATCTCAAAGGCAGGCGCGACCGCTCACTACGAGGGCCTGGTCGTCGGCGACAACATCGCCGCCAGACTGAAAGGACAATCACCGCCAGACAACTACGATGGCAAGGTCACGTGCTTCTGTGATGCGGGCTTCCACAAAGGGATAATGATGACCTTCGACTACGAGAACCCGCCAGTGCCTCCACCGCTGAATCGAAGGCATTACCTCGGAAAGATGATGATAAACAGGCTCTACTGGATGCTCATCCCGAAGGCGAGGGTCTAG
- a CDS encoding metalloregulator ArsR/SmtB family transcription factor: protein MPLNDERIYTLQASLCKALSNPVRLMIIDILKEGETSVSDLQEKLGRQQSNLSQHLAVLRGNGIVKNRREGTTMLYSLTSPKIVEACSLVRQILREQSEELGKLMKGP from the coding sequence ATGCCGCTCAACGATGAGAGGATTTACACACTGCAGGCAAGTCTGTGCAAGGCTCTCTCGAATCCGGTGAGGCTGATGATAATCGACATTCTCAAGGAAGGGGAGACGAGCGTCAGCGACCTGCAAGAGAAACTGGGAAGGCAGCAGTCCAACCTGTCGCAGCATCTGGCAGTCCTCCGAGGGAACGGGATAGTCAAGAATCGCAGAGAAGGCACGACGATGCTGTACTCTCTGACAAGCCCGAAGATAGTCGAAGCCTGCTCTTTGGTCAGACAGATTCTGCGGGAGCAGAGCGAAGAGCTCGGGAAGCTGATGAAGGGCCCGTAG